The sequence CGCCCGCCGAACACCCGATCGGAGAGCAGCCCGCTTGCGGCGCGGGAGACCACGCCGACGGCGGGGAACACCGCGACGACCGCCCCGCTGAGCGCGAGCGACAGTTCGATCTCGTCGGTCAGGTACGACGACCCCCAGGAGTTGACGAACAGATACAGCGCGTAGCTCAGGAAGCCCAGCGCCCCGGCGAGCCACACCGACCGGCTCCGGAGGACGGTCCCGAACTCGGAGAGGGTGGGGGCGTCGGCACGGGCGCCGCCCAGCCCGCGGCTGGTACTCCAGAACAGCACGAACCCGACGAGCGCGAGACCGGTGTAGGCGGGGAAGATCGCGGGCCACCCGAGCCGCGCGGCCACCAGCGGGCCGGTGCTCTGTCCGAGCGCGAACCCGACCGGACCGCTGGCGGTGAAGATCCCGACCGCCGTCGCCCGCCGGTCGGGGGCGACCGCGCGGCTCACGATGTCGATGCCGGCGTTCCACACCACGACGTACGCGGCACCCCCGACGACGCGGGAGGCGATCAGCGGCCAGTAGGCGCCGGCGCGACCCGCGACCCACCCCCAGATCCCGGCCACAAAAAGCGAGAGGACCGCCGCGGCCATCATCCGCCGGGAGTCGGTCCGGTCGAGCACCGCCCCCGCCGGAAGGCTCGCCAGGACCGCGGTCCCGAACATCGCCCCCACGATCAGGCCGACCCGGGTCGAGCCGATCCCCAGGGAGTCGCGGACGAGCGGGGTGACGCTCGCGGGGACGATCTCGTAGGCCGCAAGCCCCGCCGAGACCAGCCCGGAACCCAGGATGAGGCCGTAGGTCGTCCACTCGGGGTCGGACGCGGCGGTCGCCTCGCCGTCCACGACCGCGTCGTTGCGGGGAGCCATCGCTTCGGAGTCAACTTCCCGGTGATGATAAAGGGGACGTTACGCCGTCGGCGGGTTCCGGGGGAGCCGAGTCAGCGCCCGCCGCTTGCGGCCGGGATGATCCGGATCCGGCTGTCCTCGTCGACCGGGGCGTCGGGGTCGGACGTCTCGCTGCCGTCGACGTAGACGTTGATGAACTCCTTGATGTCGCCGTCATCGAACACGCTGTTCCTGAGTCCCGGGCCGTGTTCGGCCGCGTGGTTCTCGAAGACCTCTCCGAGCGTGGCGCCGGCGACCTCGACCGTCGAGGCGCCGCCGTCGCCGAGTACCGCTGGTATCTTGATCGTCGCCATACCGTCCGTTGGTCGATGCGGCCTAAAAAGGGCCTGTCCCCGGCAACGGCTGCCCGACGGCTGTGACGCGCCGGGGACGGTCCGGATGTCGGCGTCGACACGGCTGTCCCCCGCATCGGCGGCTCCGGCGAGGGACACCCGACTCCAACGGGCTTATTCGGGATGGCACCGTACCGAGGCGTATGTCAGATCTCGATCTCGACCCGACGCAGCTGGATCGGTACTCCAGGCACATCATTATGGACGACGTCGGTCCCGAGGGCCAGAAGGACCTGCTCGACGCCAACGTCCTGGTGCTCGGCGCGGGCGGGCTCGGATCACCGATCATCCAGTATCTCGCAGCGGCCGGCGTCGGGACCCTCGGGATCGCCGACGACGACGAGGTCGAACTCTCGAACCTCCAGCGGCAGGTCATCCACGGCGACGACGACGTCGGCCGGAAGAAGGTCGACAGCGCCGCGGCGTTCGTGGCCGATCTGAATCCCGACGTCGACGTCGAGAGACACGAACTCCGCGTCGGGCCCGACAACATCGAAGCGCTCATCGACGGCTACGACTTCGTCGTCGACGGCACCGACAACTTCCAGACGCGGTACCTGGTGAACGACGCGTGTACCCTCGCGGGCATCCCCTTCTCCCACGGCTCGATCTTCCAGTTCGAAGGGCAGATCACCACGTTCGCGGGGGGCGACGACTCGCCGTGTTACCGGTGTATGTTCCCCGAGGCCCCGCCGGCGGGGATGGTCCCGAACTGTGCGACAGCGGGCGTGCTGGGCGTTCTCCCCGGCACCGTCGGCTGCGTTCAGGCCACCGAGGCCATCAAGTACGCCTTGGGGAAGGGCGACCTCCTGGACGGCCGGATGGTGTTCTACAACGCCCTCGAGATGGAGTTCGACACGGTCGAGATCACGAAGAAGGACGACTGCCCGGTCTGCGGCGACGACCCCGCGATCGATTCCGTCCACGACGTGGAGTACACCGCCTCGTGTTCGATCACCCGCGAGGCCGAGCCGGCGGTCTCCGACGACTGATACGGATTATTGTAGTCAATTGCCGGTCATCGCCGACCCCGCCGCCGGCGATGACCGGTAATTAGTTACAATAATCCGTATGAGACGGCGCCGGCGGTCGCTCGACGATCGTGGCCGTCCGGTGGCTCCGGACGTGCGCCCGTCCTGACGGCTCCCGACGCCCGAACCGGCCGCTCGTCCGCCCCGTGAACCCGTCCGCCGAACCGTTTTGTCCCGGGGCCTCGTTCGATGTGGATATGTCGACGACCGTCGAGACGCCCGACGCGAACGAGACGTGTGCGTACTGCGGCTCGCGGATCTTCGATCACGATCCGGTCTGCGTCCGCGACTGCGACGACGGCTGCGGGTCGCCGGTGTACTTCTGTAACTACGCCTGTCTCTCCGTGTACATCGACAAGAACGCGCTCACCGTCGGCGACGCCTGCGAGTGGCGCCCGGACGGCGACGAGTGCTGCTGACCCCGGCGAATCCGGACTGCGGCCGGCAGCCGGCCGCTTGAGGTGAACTACCCCTCGACGGCGACCCGCTCGCCCTCGAAGCCGTCGCCGCGCCACCGCCACGAGCCCAAGAACGGGTAGCCGTCGAACGCACAGATCGCATAGGAGTAGCCCGGCCACGTCGCGCGCTCGGCGTCGGTTTCGCTGGGGTGGGTCGGCCCCGCGGGGTGGCTGTGATAGAAGCCCACGACCGCCGATCCGGCGTCCTCGATCTCGTCGATCACCGCGAGCTGTTCCTCCGGATCCATCGCGTACCGGATCTGCGGGGTGTCGGCGGCGTTCTCGACGGGGTAGACGTCGGCGACGTGGCTCGCCTCGTCGCCGTAGTCGCCGGCGAGGACGCCGCAGATCTCCTCGCTCCCGCCGCCGTACCCCTGGTAGACGATCTCGTCGTAGGCCTCGCGGGTGAGCGTCAGCACGCGGTCACTCCTCGGTTTCGAGGTCGTACTCCCAGGCCTCGTAGCCGCCGGCCATACTGCTGACCGACGAGTCGTCGTCGACGCCCTCGTAGCTCCCAATGAGCCGGGCGGCCTGGACCGACGACTGGCCGATGGGACACGCCACGACCACGTCGTCGCTCCACTCGACCTCGTCGACCCGGCTGGGGAGCTCCGCCATCGGAATGTTGATCGCGCCGGGGATGTGGCCCTGCTCGAACTGCGCGGGCGACCGGATGTCGATGATCTGGGTGTCGTCGCCGTTGTCGATCCGATCCTTGACGTCTTCGGGGGGAACTTCCTCGACCATCTTACTGTTTCCGGAGGAAGATCCGGTAGCGTCCGTCGCCGCTCTTCCAGACGTTGGCGTCGGCCTGCCCCTCGACCGACTTCGGGACGTTCTCGGTGCTCGGGACGTGGTCGGTCTCCTGGACGAGGAGGTCGCCCGATTCGAGGCTCTGGATCGCCTTCTTCGCCTCGACCTGGGGGTACGGGCAGACCTCGCCGGTCATGTCCTGTACCTCCGTCGCCCGCTCGAACAGTTCCTCTGCCGTCTCGTCGTCGAGTTCGTCGGGGAGGTCGACGACGCCCTCCCAGCCTGATTCTGACATTACGATTACGTACACGTCCAGCGACTAAACCCATTTCGGACCGTGCAGAGTTGACTCCTATCTCCGACGGCGCACACGCCGGCGACGTCGAGCCTCCGGAGCCGCGGACCGCCGGCCGCGCGTCAGCTACATACCGTTCGGCGCCCAACTGTGGGGTATGACGGCGCAAGCGACGTTCGGCGGCGGGTGTTTCTGGTGTACCGAGGCCGCAATGGAAGTCCTCGACGGCGTCGAGTCGGTCACGTCAGGGTACGCCGGCGGCGACACCGACGACCCGACCTACCGGGAGGTCTGCTCCGGAAGCACCGGCCACGCGGAGGTCGTCCAGGTCGAATACGATCCCGACGTCATCGGCTACGACGACCTGCTCGAAGTCTTCTTTGCCACGCACGACCCCACGCAGTTGAACCGGCAGGGTCCCGACGTGGGGTCGCAGTACCGCTCGATCGTGCTGTACCACGACGAGACTCAGCGGGAACAGGCCGAGGCGTACATCGAGGCGCTGGACCCGGAGTACGACGACGAGATCGTGACCGAGGTCGAACCGCTGGAGCGGTTCTGGCGCGCCGAGGAGAAACATCAGGACTACTTCGCGAAGAACCCACGCGACGCCTACTGCCGGATGCACGCGAAGCCGAAAGTCGAGAAGGTCCGCGAGCGGTTCGCCGAGAAGGTCGCACAGTAGACCGGCTGTCGTCTACTCCTCTCGATCCGAGAGTCGCCCGGGCGTCCACTCGCCCTCGAAGTCGGCGTGGGTGAACGGCCGGGGGTCCTCGCCGGCGTAGGTGGCGACCAGGTGGCCGTCGCCCTCCAGGTGGTACTTGTAGGTGGTGAGCCCCTCCAGCCCGACCGGGCCGCGGGCGTGGGTCTTTCCGGTGCTAATTCCCACCTCCGCGCCCAGCCCGAACCGGTAGCCGTCGGCAAAGCGGGTCGAGGCGTTGTGGAAGACGCTCGCGGCGTCGATGCCGTGCATAAACCGCGCCGCGGCGTCCTGGTCCTCAGTCAGTATCGACTCGGTGTGCTTCGAGCCGTTCGTGTTGATGTGGTCGATCGCGTCGGCAACGGAGTCGACCACCCTGATCGCGAGGATCAGGTCGCCGTACTCGGTCCGCCAGTCCGCGTCGGTCGCCGCCTCGGCGTCGATGACGTCTCGAACCCGCTCGTCGCCGCGGAGTTCGACGCCGGCCTCGCGGTAGCGGTCGGCCATCGCGGGGAGGAACTCCTCGGCGACCGACTCGTGGACCAGCAGGGTCTCGACGGCGTTACAGACCGCGGGGTACTGGACCTTCGCGTCGTAGGCGACGTCCGCGGCCATCCCCAGGTCCGCCTCGCTGTCGACGTAGACGTGACAGACGCCCTCCGTGTGGCCGAGGACGGGGATCGAGGTGTTGTCCTCGACGTAGCTCACGAACGACGAGCTCCCGCGGGGCATGAGCAGGTCGACCGCGTCGTCGCGTTCGAGCAGGGTCTGGACGTCCTCGCGGGCCTCGATCAGCTGGGCCCACCCGTCGGGGACGTCGGCGTCGGCGGCGGCCTCGACGATGATCTCGAAGAGGATCCGGTTGGAGTGCGTGGCCTCGCTGCCCCCCTTGAGCACGACTGCGTTGCCGGATTTGAGGCTGAGCGCGGCGATCTGCACCAAGGCGTCGGGCCGGGACTCGAACACCGCGCCGAGGACGCCGATCGGCACCGACACCTTGTAGAGTTCGAGGTCGGCGTCGAGTTCGCGGGCCGCGAGCGTCCGCCCGAGGGGGTCGTCCTGGCCCGCGACGCTGCGGACCATCCCGGCGATGCTCTCGAGTTTCGACGCCGAGAGCGTCAGCCGGTCGACGAACGCCTGGGTGTACTCGCCGGCCGCCAGTAGCTCCTCGGCCGCGGCGACGTCCCGTTCGTTGGCGTCGAGGATCGCGTCGGCGTTGGCCTCGATCGCGTCGGCGATCGCGTGCAGCGCGTCGTTCCGGGTCGACTCGGGGAGGTTCGCGAGCTCCAGGGCCGCGGACTGTGCGTCGGTGATCTTCGTTTCGGCGGCTCGGTCGGTGGTGTGGTGGTTCATACGTGATCGTTGATGGGGAGGAAGATGGTTCCGATTGACTGTTCGGTGGCGATGGCTTCGAGCACGTCGGGTTCGGTCGACTCCGCGATGATCGCGGGGATGCCGTGCTCGCTCACGGTCCGGGCGCCCCGGACTTTCGTCCGGATCCCGCCGAAGGAGCCGCTTGCGGTCTCCTCGACGATCCGTTCGACCGCGTCGTAGTTCCGGCCGACCGCGTCGATCAGCTCCGCGTCGGGGTCGTCCTTGGGATTGGCCGTGTAGACGCCGGCCACGTCGGTCAGCGTGACCAGCAGGTCGGCGCCGACCGCGACGGTGACCGACGCCGAGAGCATGTCGTTGTCGCCGATCCGGATCTCCTCGGTGGCGACCGCGTCGTTTTCGTTGATGATCGGCACGACGCCCCACGACAGGAGCGTCTCGACGGTGTTCTTGAAGTTGGTGAACCGCTCGGGGTCCTCGAGGTCCTGGTCGGTCACCAGGATCTGGGCGACCGTCAGCCCGTAGCGCTCGAAGCTCTCGGTGTACCGCCGCATCAGGTGGCTCTGCCCGATGGTCGAGACCGCCTGGGACTCCTCGACGGTGTCGTCGGGGTCGAACCCGATCCGGCCCTTCCCGGCGCCGATCGCCCCCGAGGAGACCAGGACGACCTCCCTCTCGCGGTCGATCAGGTCGGCGATGTCGTCGACGAGCTTGTCGAGTTTCCCGTCGTCGAGCTTCGATTCGTCGTTGGTGAGGGAGTTGGTCCCGGCCTTGACCACGACCCGGCCGGCCTCGGCCGCGAGACTCCGGGCGTGGTCGACGTCCTCGGTGGCGACAGCGTTCATTCCGTGTCGTCCCCCGCGAGTTCCTCCGAGCGCCGGCGGGCGGCGCTCAGGGCGTCGCCCACGACGTCGTCGACGTCGCTGTCGAACAGGACCTCCATCCCCTCGATGGTGGTCCCGCCGGGCGAGCAGACCGCGTCGATCAGCGCATCGAGGTCGCGGTCGGAGCGGAGCACGGTCTCGGCGGCGCCTTTGAACGTCTGTGCCGCGAGCGTCCGGGCGTCGGCGGGGTCGAGCCCCTCCGCGACGGCGCGTTCCTGCATCGCCCGGATCAGATAGAAGACGAACGCCGGGCCGCTGCCGTTCAGGGCGGTGGCGACGTGCATCCGGTCCTCGTCGATCTCGACGTACTCGCCGAGGTCCGAGAGCATCTGCCGGACGGTCTCGTCGGGGTCGTCCCACGACACGGCCGCGGCCATCGTCTGCGTCTCCGCGGCGAGGTTGGGCATGATCCGGACGACCGTGGCGCCGGTCTCGGCGGCGACGCGGGCCCGGGAGACGCCGGCCGCGATGGTGACGAGCGTCTGCTCGGCCCGGAGGTCGAGGTCCTCGAGCACGATCGGGACGATGTCGGGTTTCACCGCGAGCACGACGAGTTCGGAGTCGCGGACGTCACCGAGATCGGTGGTCGTCCGGTCGCAGTGCGCCGAGATCGCCTCCAGGGCCTCGGGGTCCACGTCGTAGGCCGTGATACGGTAGCCGCCGGCCCGGGAGAGCCCCGTGATCAGGGCGCTCCCCATGTTTCCGCAGCCGATCACGCTGACGTCGATCATTGTACTGTCCTGTAGGCGGGGCCGCCGATATACGAACTTTGGTTTCGCGCCGGGGGACGGCGCCACCCACCCTCGCCGCCCGTCCCTGCTCGGTCGTCGACCGCGTTCGTATGTAACGAACTTTCATTCAGTATCTGCCTCTTTCGGATCGTTGCCCGCGAGCGCATCGAGTCGCTCTGTGACGGTACAAGTAATACAACAATAATAGTTTGATTTTTTATTTTTTCTGGCTTTTCTGATTTCTGCCGATTCGGTCGGCTGAAAATTGCTTTTCTGTTATCACAGCCAAATTACATTTCTCAGTTCGTTCTTCATCGTATACTATAAGCCTGTAGCGAACGACTCCGCCGATCCCGGTCCGACGTCCGCAACCGCACGCACCGGCGCCGTCGTGGTATTGACGCGGTCGCACGCTATGGCCACGACGACCCTAACATAGGTACACGTGTTAGTACCGTCTCGATGTTCGTTTATGAAAGTTCGATTCGATGGAACTTTTTTATCGTTCGCGACGAGGCACGGTTCGGGGGCCGAGCACGGAGTCTGTCGCCGGTGGGAGAGGCTAACCCGACCGCATAGTCCGGACGCGAAGCCGTACCGAGAAGGGAGCGGCGCGGTCCACGCCGCGGACACGTGGAGGAGTACAGCCCCGTCAGGGCCAGTAACCGGCGAACGCCGCGACGGGTTCCGGATGTATCCGGGTCCGTGATCGACGCCGCCGGCCGTCGACTCGGCGTCGGAAGCGGGGCGAACGCTCCGCCGACGCGGGCCACGGGGACGTCGTCCGGCGGCCGCCCCGAACCGGACCCCGTTCGAGCATACGAAACTGTTAATTCAGTCCGGGCGCGAGTATGTGCAAGGATGGCAGACCCCGACCAACTTACCGTGAAGACGACCCGGACGTCGCTGGAGATCCTCTCCACGATCCGGGAGGCCGACGGGGCGCGGGTCTCCGACATCATCGATGCCCACGGGATGGCCAAGAGCACCGCCCACAAGCACCTCACGACGCTGGAACGCGCCGGCTATCTCACCAAGTCCGGGGAGGTGTACCACATCGGGTTCAAGTTCCTGAACCTCGGGGAGTACGCCCGGGAGCGGTGGTACTGGTTCTCCGCGGTCAAAGCCGCAGTCGAGGAGCTCTCGGACCGAACCGAGGAGGAGTGTGACTTCGTCGTCGACGACCACGGCCGGGTGATCACGGTCGCCGAGTCGTACCACAAGTGGGCGAAGTACGGTACCGAAGACGGCTCCAAGCGGTACCGGGCGAACATCGGGACCTACTACCCGATGCACGCCACCGGCTCGGGGCTGGCGATCCTGTCGACGTACCCCCGGGAGCGGGTCGAGACGGTCGTCGACGAGTGGGGGTTGTCGGCGCTGACCGACCACACGATCACGTCCCGGGAGGAGCTGTTCGTGGAACTCGATCGGACCCGCGAGCGGGGCTACGCCGTCGGGGATCGATACTACACCGAGGGGCTCCGGAGCGTCGGGCGGCCGGTGACCGCGGCCGACGGGACGGTGCTCGGCGCGGTCAGCGTCTCCGGGCCCACCTACCGGATCGACGGCCCGGTACTCGACCGCGAGATACCGCAGGCGCTGGCAGAGGTCGTCGACTCGCTGGAATCCGAACTCGCGGCGATGGCCGGGGCCTGACCGGTAAACTCGGCCAGGATGGCGCGGCACGAACCCGGCGGGAAACTCAGTAGGCGTCGCGGGCGACGTCGAGCAGGTCCTCGGCGTCGGCGTCGCGGGGATTGTCGTGGATCTCGATCGTGTCGAGCGACGTCTCGGCGATCTCGGGGAGATCCGCCTCGTCGACGCCGAGTTCGCGCAGGCTCGACGGGAGGTCGACCTCGTCGATCAGGGCCTCGACCGCCTCGACCGCCTTATGAGCGGCTTCGACGTCGGACAGCCCGTCGGTGTCGAGTCCCATCGCCTCGGCGACCTCCGCGTAGCGAGCGGGGTACTGCTCCAGGTTGTACCGCATCACCGGCGCGGTGAAGGCCGCGATCGCCTCGCCGTGCGGGATCTCCGGGTACATCCCTCCCGTGACCTCCGCAAGCGAGTGGATCGCGCCGAACCCGGCGAAGTTCTCGCAGAACCCCGCCATGTGCGACCCGTACAGCATCTGCTCGCGGGCCTCCATATCGCCCGTCTCGTAGGCCTCCGGCAGGTACTCCGGGACGAGCCCCATCACGTGTTTCGTGTACGGCTTGACGAGTTCCGGGGCGCCGGCGGCGACGTGGTTCTCCAAGGCGTGGGAGAACGCGTCGAACCCGGTCGCGGCGGTCTGCCGCGGCGGGAGCGACGCGGTCAGTTCGGGGTCCACCAGCGACACCTCGGCGCCGAGGTACGGCCCGTCGGGGTACAGCGGGGGCTGGCCGATCGCCATCTTGAACGCCCGGTCCTCGGCGGTGATCACGGCCCAGTAGTCGACCTCGCTGCCGGTCCCCGAGGTCGTCGGGATCGTGATCAGCGGGTGCGTGTGGTTCTCGATGCTGCCCGCAGTGACGTCCTCCGGATCGTTGACCTCGTACTCCGAGAGCGGTCCCGGGTTGGTCTGCAGGAGCGTCGCGCATTTCGCCGTGTCGATGACGCTGCCGCCGCCCACGGCGACGACCACGTCGAAGTCGCCGGCGTTCAGCGTCTCCAGGGCGTCGTGGACCATCGCCTCCGTCGGGTTGGGCTCGACGTCGTCGTAGATCTCGTAGTCGATCCCTTCGGCGTCGAGCGAGGATTCGACGCCGTCGAGGATGCCCGCCGCCCTGATTCCCCGGTCAGTGACGACCAGGGCGCTGTCCCAGCCCTTGACGTCGATGACGTCGCCGGTGCGCTCGCTCTTTCCGTTGCCGAACTCGACCCAGATCGGGAACGAGAAGGTGTACTCGCCGAGGCTCATCGTCCGGGACTCCGTGCCGAGAGGGCGTCCGTACTGCTCGTCGAACGGTCGTGGGTGTGGTGTCGCATCCAT comes from Halobellus ruber and encodes:
- the ubaA gene encoding SAMP-activating enzyme E1; the protein is MSDLDLDPTQLDRYSRHIIMDDVGPEGQKDLLDANVLVLGAGGLGSPIIQYLAAAGVGTLGIADDDEVELSNLQRQVIHGDDDVGRKKVDSAAAFVADLNPDVDVERHELRVGPDNIEALIDGYDFVVDGTDNFQTRYLVNDACTLAGIPFSHGSIFQFEGQITTFAGGDDSPCYRCMFPEAPPAGMVPNCATAGVLGVLPGTVGCVQATEAIKYALGKGDLLDGRMVFYNALEMEFDTVEITKKDDCPVCGDDPAIDSVHDVEYTASCSITREAEPAVSDD
- a CDS encoding MFS transporter encodes the protein MAPRNDAVVDGEATAASDPEWTTYGLILGSGLVSAGLAAYEIVPASVTPLVRDSLGIGSTRVGLIVGAMFGTAVLASLPAGAVLDRTDSRRMMAAAVLSLFVAGIWGWVAGRAGAYWPLIASRVVGGAAYVVVWNAGIDIVSRAVAPDRRATAVGIFTASGPVGFALGQSTGPLVAARLGWPAIFPAYTGLALVGFVLFWSTSRGLGGARADAPTLSEFGTVLRSRSVWLAGALGFLSYALYLFVNSWGSSYLTDEIELSLALSGAVVAVFPAVGVVSRAASGLLSDRVFGGRRQPVLLGSFAVAAPLVLAFTRLESVPVLVGALFCAGFAIQLTLGLSFTYVRELVETNVAATAVAFQTSVGLAGAFVSPIAGGAVVDAAGLDAAFLVAGALAVAGIVLAWRAPEPG
- a CDS encoding iron-containing alcohol dehydrogenase, giving the protein MDATPHPRPFDEQYGRPLGTESRTMSLGEYTFSFPIWVEFGNGKSERTGDVIDVKGWDSALVVTDRGIRAAGILDGVESSLDAEGIDYEIYDDVEPNPTEAMVHDALETLNAGDFDVVVAVGGGSVIDTAKCATLLQTNPGPLSEYEVNDPEDVTAGSIENHTHPLITIPTTSGTGSEVDYWAVITAEDRAFKMAIGQPPLYPDGPYLGAEVSLVDPELTASLPPRQTAATGFDAFSHALENHVAAGAPELVKPYTKHVMGLVPEYLPEAYETGDMEAREQMLYGSHMAGFCENFAGFGAIHSLAEVTGGMYPEIPHGEAIAAFTAPVMRYNLEQYPARYAEVAEAMGLDTDGLSDVEAAHKAVEAVEALIDEVDLPSSLRELGVDEADLPEIAETSLDTIEIHDNPRDADAEDLLDVARDAY
- a CDS encoding MoaD/ThiS family protein, with product MATIKIPAVLGDGGASTVEVAGATLGEVFENHAAEHGPGLRNSVFDDGDIKEFINVYVDGSETSDPDAPVDEDSRIRIIPAASGGR
- a CDS encoding desampylase; its protein translation is MLTLTREAYDEIVYQGYGGGSEEICGVLAGDYGDEASHVADVYPVENAADTPQIRYAMDPEEQLAVIDEIEDAGSAVVGFYHSHPAGPTHPSETDAERATWPGYSYAICAFDGYPFLGSWRWRGDGFEGERVAVEG
- a CDS encoding sulfurtransferase TusA family protein — encoded protein: MSESGWEGVVDLPDELDDETAEELFERATEVQDMTGEVCPYPQVEAKKAIQSLESGDLLVQETDHVPSTENVPKSVEGQADANVWKSGDGRYRIFLRKQ
- the msrA gene encoding peptide-methionine (S)-S-oxide reductase MsrA; the encoded protein is MTAQATFGGGCFWCTEAAMEVLDGVESVTSGYAGGDTDDPTYREVCSGSTGHAEVVQVEYDPDVIGYDDLLEVFFATHDPTQLNRQGPDVGSQYRSIVLYHDETQREQAEAYIEALDPEYDDEIVTEVEPLERFWRAEEKHQDYFAKNPRDAYCRMHAKPKVEKVRERFAEKVAQ
- a CDS encoding IclR family transcriptional regulator — its product is MADPDQLTVKTTRTSLEILSTIREADGARVSDIIDAHGMAKSTAHKHLTTLERAGYLTKSGEVYHIGFKFLNLGEYARERWYWFSAVKAAVEELSDRTEEECDFVVDDHGRVITVAESYHKWAKYGTEDGSKRYRANIGTYYPMHATGSGLAILSTYPRERVETVVDEWGLSALTDHTITSREELFVELDRTRERGYAVGDRYYTEGLRSVGRPVTAADGTVLGAVSVSGPTYRIDGPVLDREIPQALAEVVDSLESELAAMAGA
- the proB gene encoding glutamate 5-kinase, which produces MNAVATEDVDHARSLAAEAGRVVVKAGTNSLTNDESKLDDGKLDKLVDDIADLIDREREVVLVSSGAIGAGKGRIGFDPDDTVEESQAVSTIGQSHLMRRYTESFERYGLTVAQILVTDQDLEDPERFTNFKNTVETLLSWGVVPIINENDAVATEEIRIGDNDMLSASVTVAVGADLLVTLTDVAGVYTANPKDDPDAELIDAVGRNYDAVERIVEETASGSFGGIRTKVRGARTVSEHGIPAIIAESTEPDVLEAIATEQSIGTIFLPINDHV
- a CDS encoding rhodanese-like domain-containing protein, with protein sequence MVEEVPPEDVKDRIDNGDDTQIIDIRSPAQFEQGHIPGAINIPMAELPSRVDEVEWSDDVVVACPIGQSSVQAARLIGSYEGVDDDSSVSSMAGGYEAWEYDLETEE
- the proC gene encoding pyrroline-5-carboxylate reductase, translated to MIDVSVIGCGNMGSALITGLSRAGGYRITAYDVDPEALEAISAHCDRTTTDLGDVRDSELVVLAVKPDIVPIVLEDLDLRAEQTLVTIAAGVSRARVAAETGATVVRIMPNLAAETQTMAAAVSWDDPDETVRQMLSDLGEYVEIDEDRMHVATALNGSGPAFVFYLIRAMQERAVAEGLDPADARTLAAQTFKGAAETVLRSDRDLDALIDAVCSPGGTTIEGMEVLFDSDVDDVVGDALSAARRRSEELAGDDTE
- a CDS encoding glutamate-5-semialdehyde dehydrogenase; this encodes MNHHTTDRAAETKITDAQSAALELANLPESTRNDALHAIADAIEANADAILDANERDVAAAEELLAAGEYTQAFVDRLTLSASKLESIAGMVRSVAGQDDPLGRTLAARELDADLELYKVSVPIGVLGAVFESRPDALVQIAALSLKSGNAVVLKGGSEATHSNRILFEIIVEAAADADVPDGWAQLIEAREDVQTLLERDDAVDLLMPRGSSSFVSYVEDNTSIPVLGHTEGVCHVYVDSEADLGMAADVAYDAKVQYPAVCNAVETLLVHESVAEEFLPAMADRYREAGVELRGDERVRDVIDAEAATDADWRTEYGDLILAIRVVDSVADAIDHINTNGSKHTESILTEDQDAAARFMHGIDAASVFHNASTRFADGYRFGLGAEVGISTGKTHARGPVGLEGLTTYKYHLEGDGHLVATYAGEDPRPFTHADFEGEWTPGRLSDREE